One segment of Sinorhizobium sp. BG8 DNA contains the following:
- a CDS encoding sugar transferase, producing MTRVFDMVFAFVAGLLTLPIMLVTAVLVAIFLGRPVLFIQERVGRGGKPFKMFKFRSMSDARDADGRLLSDSERATGFGRLLRRSRLDELPEFWNVLIGDMSVIGPRPLLPQTVASLGEAGLRRCALRPGLTGWAQISGNAKLTNEDKLDLDLWYIENRSFRVDLQILAATVLVMILGEKLNERHLDAARRQRRATC from the coding sequence ATGACGCGTGTTTTCGATATGGTTTTTGCGTTCGTGGCGGGCTTGCTCACGCTGCCGATCATGCTCGTGACGGCGGTACTCGTTGCCATATTTCTCGGCCGTCCGGTGCTTTTCATTCAGGAGCGGGTGGGCCGGGGCGGCAAGCCATTCAAGATGTTCAAGTTCCGATCCATGTCTGATGCCAGGGATGCGGATGGCCGGCTTCTCAGCGACAGCGAACGCGCCACGGGTTTCGGACGCCTTCTCAGGCGTTCGCGCCTTGATGAGCTTCCGGAGTTCTGGAACGTCCTTATCGGCGACATGAGCGTGATCGGGCCGCGTCCACTGCTGCCACAGACTGTCGCCAGCCTGGGCGAGGCGGGCCTAAGGCGCTGCGCGCTTCGGCCGGGTCTCACCGGGTGGGCGCAGATCAGCGGCAATGCGAAGCTCACCAATGAGGACAAGCTCGACCTCGACCTCTGGTATATAGAGAACCGCTCCTTCCGTGTGGACCTGCAGATCCTCGCTGCCACGGTCCTGGTGATGATTCTCGGCGAGAAACTGAACGAGCGCCATCTGGACGCCGCCCGCCGGCAGCGCCGCGCGACCTGCTGA
- a CDS encoding nucleoside-diphosphate sugar epimerase/dehydratase, protein MVGVGRSSARKVQKSFGLYVTDILSAMLALIFAFVLRYGSDTIISRPELMRVLLVTGPQYLAICAIVFPLTGLYSRNWRYGSISDLFTIFRAVIVTTAMLVWVLFISTRLTAIPRSTILVEALLLTTFLVASRLSFRMDELPLKLEGFSQKRPGSGDGARVPTLLVGAGDAAELYLRALQRDRNCTHHPIACLDRTGDQQGMTLRGVPIVGSLSDFDEVIARFRQDNQLPRHVVFTEAPSVFGEEKAEELIKKAESLGMTVSRLSQMTELKNAKRENRFELRQIELTDLLERPQAALDKEAINRLVRGRRVLVTGAGGSIGSELTLQVAACEPAEIVLIENCEYNLYAIDMELNERFPNVPRSAHLCNIRRATRVNDIFDVHRPELVFHAAALKHVPMVELNPCEGALTNIIGTMNVATAAKRIGVKAMVQISTDKVVNPTSVMGATKRLAELFCQALDLQGLKEGTGPRFMTVRFGNVLGSSGSLIPLFKRQIANGGPLTVTDAQMTRFFMTIREAVELTLQASAYGLEGDIGQGEIFVLDMGEPIRIIDIARRMIRLAGFTPDEDIAIKIIGLRPGEKLYEELFDTHEQRVSSPVPGVLGAVPNPVELPILMQTFARLQLFAEIGDESMVLALISSLIPGYRKQAATAPVADTADETEVTISQDEYKVDAGNSLIEKLVSGRGPAPTANGLSIN, encoded by the coding sequence ATGGTCGGGGTCGGGCGGTCGTCAGCCCGCAAGGTCCAGAAGTCCTTCGGTCTCTACGTGACCGATATACTCTCCGCAATGCTTGCGTTGATCTTCGCCTTCGTGCTGCGCTACGGATCGGACACCATCATCTCTCGTCCGGAGCTGATGCGGGTGCTCCTGGTCACGGGACCGCAGTATCTCGCCATCTGCGCGATCGTCTTCCCCCTGACCGGTCTCTACAGCCGCAACTGGCGCTATGGGTCCATCTCGGATCTCTTCACCATCTTTCGTGCCGTCATCGTCACCACGGCGATGCTGGTCTGGGTCCTCTTCATTTCCACGCGGCTCACAGCCATTCCGCGTAGCACCATCCTGGTCGAGGCATTGCTGCTGACGACGTTCCTCGTCGCCTCTCGGCTCAGTTTCCGGATGGACGAATTGCCGCTCAAGCTTGAAGGCTTCTCACAGAAGCGGCCGGGCTCGGGCGATGGCGCGCGTGTTCCCACCTTGCTCGTCGGTGCCGGCGATGCCGCGGAACTCTATCTGCGCGCGCTGCAACGCGACCGCAATTGCACGCACCATCCGATCGCCTGCCTCGACAGGACCGGCGACCAGCAGGGGATGACCCTGCGCGGCGTTCCGATCGTCGGCTCGCTTTCCGATTTCGACGAGGTGATCGCCCGCTTCCGGCAGGACAACCAGCTCCCCAGGCACGTGGTCTTCACGGAAGCTCCGTCCGTCTTCGGCGAGGAGAAGGCGGAGGAACTCATCAAGAAGGCCGAAAGCCTCGGCATGACGGTATCGCGCCTGTCGCAGATGACGGAACTGAAGAATGCAAAGCGCGAGAATCGCTTCGAACTTCGGCAGATCGAACTCACCGACCTTCTGGAGCGCCCGCAGGCGGCCCTCGACAAGGAAGCCATCAATCGCCTGGTGCGCGGCCGCCGCGTGCTGGTCACCGGCGCCGGCGGTTCGATCGGCAGCGAGTTGACGCTCCAGGTCGCAGCCTGCGAGCCCGCAGAAATCGTTCTCATCGAGAACTGCGAGTACAATCTCTATGCGATCGACATGGAGCTCAACGAACGGTTCCCGAACGTGCCGCGCTCCGCCCATCTGTGCAACATACGCCGTGCGACGCGCGTGAACGACATCTTCGACGTCCACCGTCCGGAGCTGGTGTTCCATGCAGCGGCGCTGAAGCACGTGCCGATGGTGGAGCTCAATCCCTGCGAGGGAGCGCTTACCAACATCATCGGGACGATGAACGTTGCCACAGCCGCCAAGCGGATCGGCGTTAAGGCCATGGTGCAGATCTCGACCGACAAGGTGGTCAATCCCACCAGCGTCATGGGCGCTACCAAGCGTCTCGCCGAACTCTTCTGTCAGGCACTCGACCTGCAGGGGCTGAAGGAAGGCACAGGCCCGCGCTTCATGACCGTTCGTTTCGGAAACGTGCTCGGCTCCAGCGGTTCGCTCATTCCCTTGTTCAAGCGCCAGATCGCGAATGGTGGACCGCTGACGGTGACCGACGCGCAGATGACCCGCTTCTTCATGACGATCCGCGAAGCCGTCGAGCTGACGCTGCAGGCTTCGGCCTACGGTCTGGAAGGCGATATCGGCCAGGGCGAAATCTTCGTGCTCGATATGGGCGAGCCGATCCGCATCATCGACATAGCGCGTCGCATGATCCGTCTGGCTGGTTTCACGCCGGACGAGGACATCGCCATCAAGATCATCGGGCTGCGTCCGGGTGAGAAGCTCTACGAGGAACTCTTCGATACGCATGAGCAGCGCGTCAGCTCGCCTGTTCCCGGTGTTCTCGGCGCCGTTCCGAACCCGGTCGAGCTGCCGATCCTCATGCAGACCTTCGCGCGGCTGCAGCTCTTCGCGGAAATCGGTGATGAGAGCATGGTGCTCGCGCTGATCAGCAGCCTGATCCCGGGTTACCGCAAGCAGGCGGCGACCGCCCCGGTCGCCGACACCGCTGACGAGACCGAGGTTACGATTTCGCAGGACGAGTACAAGGTCGATGCCGGCAACAGCCTCATCGAGAAGCTGGTTTCCGGTCGTGGACCGGCTCCGACGGCCAACGGGCTGAGCATCAACTGA
- a CDS encoding glycosyltransferase family 4 protein, protein MVRERTLANRQRVAVIASYSRSLTNFRLELLKRMVESGHSVTALAPEDDEVVKAELARIGVRFIQIPMARAGLNPFGDFATLLSLWKNLREIAPDTIVPYTMKPIVYGGIAARLAGVKDRCFLVTGLGHVFSDAGYASLKGKVVRKVSVLLYRLAFAGAKVVFVYNDADEADIRSHRMLKDNSLIKAIPGSGVDLEHYAHVPPPMDRPRFLLIARLLKDKGIEEYVEAARRIKARHPDAEFQLLGPFDPNPAAISPAQIEAWVAEGVLNYLGETRDVRPFLAGCNVFVLPSYYREGIPRSLLEAMATGRAVITTNLPGCRDTVEEGVNGFSVEPRNPEALSQAMAKLADDLGLAGTMGERSRELVRARFDVHQVNRVLLERMQLV, encoded by the coding sequence GTGGTGCGGGAACGCACGCTGGCCAATCGCCAACGGGTGGCCGTCATAGCGAGCTACAGCCGCTCGCTGACCAATTTCCGGCTGGAGCTGCTAAAGCGCATGGTCGAGTCCGGCCATTCCGTCACAGCACTCGCCCCGGAGGACGACGAGGTCGTCAAGGCCGAACTCGCCAGGATCGGCGTCCGCTTCATCCAGATCCCCATGGCTCGGGCCGGTCTCAACCCCTTCGGCGATTTCGCCACCCTGCTCTCGCTCTGGAAGAACCTGCGCGAGATCGCACCGGACACCATCGTTCCCTACACGATGAAACCCATCGTCTATGGCGGAATCGCCGCGCGGCTGGCCGGGGTCAAGGATCGCTGCTTCCTCGTCACCGGACTGGGGCATGTGTTCTCGGATGCCGGCTACGCCAGCCTCAAGGGCAAGGTCGTTCGAAAGGTAAGCGTTCTTCTCTACCGCCTGGCCTTTGCAGGAGCGAAGGTCGTGTTCGTCTACAACGACGCTGATGAAGCGGACATCCGCAGCCATCGGATGTTGAAGGACAACAGCCTGATAAAGGCGATACCGGGATCGGGCGTAGACCTCGAACACTACGCCCATGTGCCTCCGCCGATGGACCGGCCGCGGTTCCTCCTGATTGCACGTCTTCTGAAGGACAAGGGCATCGAGGAATATGTGGAAGCGGCGCGCCGCATCAAGGCGCGGCATCCGGATGCCGAATTCCAGCTTCTTGGACCCTTCGATCCCAATCCTGCCGCGATCTCTCCTGCCCAGATCGAAGCCTGGGTCGCGGAAGGGGTCCTGAACTACCTGGGAGAGACGAGGGACGTTCGGCCATTTCTTGCCGGATGTAATGTCTTCGTTCTGCCGTCATACTACCGAGAAGGAATTCCGCGTAGCCTTCTCGAAGCAATGGCGACGGGTCGCGCGGTCATTACGACGAATCTACCCGGGTGCCGTGACACGGTCGAGGAGGGCGTGAACGGCTTTTCGGTCGAGCCTCGAAACCCCGAGGCGCTTTCGCAAGCAATGGCGAAGCTGGCCGACGATCTCGGGCTCGCCGGGACGATGGGAGAGCGGTCGCGCGAATTGGTTCGGGCGCGGTTCGACGTCCATCAGGTAAACCGGGTGCTGTTGGAGCGAATGCAACTGGTTTGA
- a CDS encoding response regulator transcription factor, producing MPRTSAVIADDHPLVLRGLVNLLANEPDFDVVAAASDGKSAFQEILSRKPDLAVLDILMPNLSGLDVLRELNRMKLSVKVIFLTAFISEEQNMQATAMGARGILLKESAPEALVECMRAVGKGSFWLPSKRTAETSEQKDDSSRSFFDSFCKLTGREKEISYMVAEGYSNKQIASLLNVSEGTVKIHVHNIFSKLNIFNRTTLAAKIISLKT from the coding sequence TTGCCAAGAACATCGGCTGTCATCGCGGACGACCACCCCCTGGTTCTGCGCGGTCTCGTGAACCTGCTGGCGAACGAACCGGACTTCGACGTGGTGGCTGCGGCGTCGGACGGCAAGTCGGCCTTCCAGGAAATCCTGTCACGCAAGCCCGATCTCGCCGTCCTCGACATCCTGATGCCCAACCTCAGCGGGCTCGACGTGCTGCGTGAGCTCAACCGCATGAAGCTGAGCGTCAAGGTGATATTCCTGACGGCATTCATCTCGGAAGAGCAGAACATGCAGGCGACCGCCATGGGCGCGCGGGGCATCCTCCTCAAGGAAAGTGCCCCAGAGGCGCTGGTGGAGTGCATGCGCGCGGTCGGGAAGGGAAGCTTCTGGCTGCCGTCGAAACGCACGGCGGAAACGAGCGAGCAAAAGGACGATAGCAGCCGATCCTTCTTCGATTCCTTCTGCAAGCTGACCGGCCGCGAGAAGGAAATATCCTACATGGTGGCGGAAGGTTACTCCAACAAGCAGATCGCGAGCCTGCTGAATGTCTCGGAAGGGACGGTGAAGATCCATGTCCACAACATCTTCAGCAAGCTCAATATCTTCAACCGCACGACACTGGCGGCGAAGATCATCTCGCTGAAGACCTAA
- a CDS encoding phosphoribosyltransferase has protein sequence MLDVFFEDREDAGAQLAAKIAVEEPAKPVVLALPRGGVPVAYEICKRFRAPLDVLLVRKIGAPANPEVALGAIVDGAQPQIVLNDDIMAACGVTPRYIDVEARRQLAEIDRRRRMYVGNRMPLPLAGRNVILVDDGIATGATVKVALKALRRLGCGSVLLAIPVAPLEVISELRADVDRIVCLHMPADFRAVGLHYRDFHQTSDEEVIEILALARGSADETPA, from the coding sequence ATGCTGGACGTATTTTTTGAGGATCGCGAGGACGCCGGCGCGCAACTGGCGGCGAAGATTGCAGTCGAGGAGCCAGCCAAGCCCGTGGTTCTCGCCTTGCCTCGCGGCGGAGTTCCTGTCGCATACGAGATTTGCAAGCGATTCCGTGCGCCGCTGGATGTGCTCCTCGTGCGCAAGATCGGTGCGCCCGCCAATCCGGAGGTCGCCTTGGGTGCCATCGTCGATGGAGCGCAGCCACAGATCGTCCTCAACGACGACATCATGGCGGCTTGTGGAGTGACGCCACGCTACATCGATGTGGAGGCCCGCCGGCAGCTCGCGGAGATCGACAGGCGACGCAGAATGTATGTTGGCAACCGCATGCCGCTGCCGCTCGCCGGGCGCAATGTCATTCTGGTCGATGACGGCATTGCGACTGGAGCGACCGTGAAGGTGGCGCTCAAGGCGCTACGTCGCCTTGGCTGCGGATCCGTTCTCCTCGCTATCCCCGTCGCACCACTTGAAGTGATCAGCGAGCTTCGCGCCGACGTCGACCGCATCGTCTGCCTGCACATGCCGGCAGATTTCCGTGCCGTGGGCTTGCACTACAGGGACTTCCACCAGACGAGCGATGAAGAGGTCATCGAAATTCTCGCCCTCGCGAGGGGGAGTGCGGATGAAACGCCCGCCTGA
- a CDS encoding ATP-binding protein, producing MISFTRLVFSAFALLAVYLDPTRPASFVEETYALLVAFGFYSAVIFYFSGGGSESVLWRSFVHLVDIAVLSLLIYLTDGLASPFFTFFIFPIFTATFRWGWRGSVHTALVLAIILVTISWQEIEMDFVRDSKLNVLIMRGVSLFLIAGMLGYLGAYLQRSRYRINKLAAWPGGGITPYHRPLTIESLRHASQVLGTPMLVVCWQESLHPAASVALCLRDSSELREASNSARIVELIAMVGQAAFHRRDSRAGAKLMSFAVPLLADLEQLDRAQQDHEIDTFCVAPFSSNHYRGCVFVFDPRYHNEDTVSLTEIVATRVSYELEQRALAKEVADAAIAQDRIRLAMNMHDSILQDLAAASLMLKASTSQVTGYLESSLKEIAWLLTHQQQRIRKLIQDMQSTPGTENDHLPVQLDLLAATLERQWRCRITTEVSPSNLQLSRSTISEIFQLVCEATANAVRHGGAKHVQVSIVEGQDRLRIQIDDDGKGLPEDTQMPILIKPRSITRRVDDLGGTLDLVTSRKGVHLQIELPPQ from the coding sequence TTGATCAGCTTTACCCGACTGGTCTTCTCGGCTTTCGCACTCCTTGCAGTCTACCTTGACCCGACACGTCCTGCGAGTTTCGTTGAGGAAACCTATGCGCTCCTCGTCGCTTTCGGCTTCTATTCTGCAGTCATCTTCTATTTTTCAGGAGGAGGATCCGAATCCGTCCTGTGGCGTAGTTTCGTTCACCTGGTCGACATTGCCGTTTTGTCGCTGCTGATCTACTTGACCGACGGTCTTGCGAGTCCCTTTTTCACCTTCTTCATCTTTCCGATCTTCACGGCGACGTTCCGCTGGGGGTGGCGTGGCTCGGTCCACACGGCGCTGGTGCTTGCCATCATCCTGGTTACCATCAGCTGGCAGGAGATCGAAATGGACTTCGTGCGGGATTCGAAGCTCAATGTTCTGATCATGCGCGGCGTTTCGCTCTTCCTCATAGCCGGCATGCTCGGGTATCTCGGCGCCTATCTTCAGCGTAGCCGATACAGGATCAACAAGCTTGCGGCGTGGCCCGGCGGCGGGATTACACCTTATCATCGTCCGCTGACGATTGAATCGCTCCGGCATGCGTCCCAGGTGCTTGGCACCCCGATGCTCGTTGTGTGCTGGCAGGAGAGCCTCCATCCTGCTGCAAGCGTCGCCCTTTGCCTTCGTGACTCAAGCGAGTTGCGTGAGGCGTCCAACTCCGCGCGGATTGTCGAGTTGATCGCTATGGTAGGGCAGGCGGCATTCCACAGACGCGACAGCCGGGCGGGAGCGAAACTCATGAGCTTCGCCGTTCCTCTCCTTGCCGACCTGGAGCAACTCGACCGCGCACAGCAGGATCACGAGATCGATACCTTCTGCGTGGCGCCGTTTTCCAGCAATCACTATCGCGGCTGCGTATTCGTCTTCGATCCCAGGTACCACAACGAAGACACCGTCTCTCTTACGGAGATCGTTGCGACGCGTGTCAGCTACGAGCTGGAGCAGCGGGCGCTGGCGAAGGAGGTTGCCGATGCGGCGATCGCCCAGGATCGCATTCGGCTGGCGATGAACATGCACGACAGCATCCTGCAGGATCTTGCCGCAGCAAGCCTGATGCTGAAAGCCTCGACAAGCCAGGTCACAGGATATCTGGAGAGTTCCCTGAAGGAGATCGCCTGGCTCCTCACGCACCAGCAGCAGCGCATCCGCAAGCTGATCCAGGACATGCAGTCCACGCCTGGCACGGAGAATGATCACCTGCCTGTCCAGCTCGACCTTCTGGCCGCGACGCTGGAGAGGCAGTGGCGCTGCCGAATAACCACCGAGGTCAGCCCGTCGAATCTTCAACTCTCCCGCTCGACGATCTCGGAGATCTTCCAACTCGTGTGCGAGGCGACTGCGAACGCGGTCCGGCATGGGGGTGCCAAACACGTCCAGGTCAGCATTGTCGAAGGACAGGACAGGCTTCGCATACAGATAGACGACGACGGAAAAGGACTGCCGGAAGACACGCAGATGCCCATCCTGATCAAGCCGCGATCGATAACCCGGCGGGTTGACGACCTGGGAGGAACATTGGACCTGGTGACCTCGCGCAAAGGGGTCCACCTTCAGATAGAGTTGCCGCCCCAATGA